The following are encoded together in the Actinoplanes sp. N902-109 genome:
- a CDS encoding response regulator transcription factor yields MARVLVVDDDPTVSDVVRRYLEQDGCEVRLAGDGHAALAAVAAERPDLVVLDLMMPGLDGLEVCRRLRARMPELPVVMLTALGEEDDRVAGLELGADDYVTKPFSPRELVLRIRSVLRRSAPAAGPVLLRDGDLVADTARRVAQLAGEPLALTVREFDLLAFLIAHPGRAWSRAELLAEVWGWQFGDQSTVTVHVRRLREKIEADPARPRRLLTAWGVGYRYELAGS; encoded by the coding sequence GTGGCTCGAGTCCTGGTCGTCGATGACGATCCTACCGTCAGCGATGTCGTGCGTCGTTACCTGGAACAGGACGGTTGTGAGGTGCGGCTGGCCGGGGACGGGCATGCCGCCCTCGCCGCCGTCGCGGCTGAGCGTCCCGATCTGGTCGTGCTCGATCTGATGATGCCGGGGCTGGACGGTCTCGAGGTGTGCCGCCGGTTACGGGCCCGGATGCCGGAGTTGCCGGTGGTGATGCTCACCGCGCTGGGTGAGGAGGACGACCGGGTCGCCGGGCTGGAGCTGGGGGCCGACGACTACGTCACCAAGCCGTTCTCGCCGCGGGAGCTGGTGCTGCGCATCCGTTCGGTGCTGCGGCGCAGCGCCCCCGCGGCCGGGCCGGTGCTGCTGCGGGACGGTGATCTGGTCGCCGACACCGCCCGCCGGGTGGCCCAGCTGGCCGGGGAGCCGCTCGCGTTGACCGTACGGGAGTTCGATCTGCTGGCTTTCCTGATCGCCCACCCGGGGCGGGCGTGGTCCCGGGCCGAGCTGCTGGCCGAGGTGTGGGGCTGGCAGTTCGGCGACCAGTCCACGGTGACGGTGCATGTGCGGCGGTTGCGGGAGAAGATCGAGGCCGATCCGGCCCGGCCGCGGCGGTTGCTCACCGCGTGGGGTGTCGGCTACCGGTACGAGCTGGCCGGCTCATGA
- a CDS encoding transcriptional regulator → MTTTPPPDPASLPRLDRLLSDPTRLAIMSVLGTVEWCDFGFLRDAVVLSDSALSKQLTTLKNDGLVEQQRTYQGRVPKTTVRATDAGRHRFLDHVEALRLIVERSPRPA, encoded by the coding sequence ATGACCACCACGCCACCGCCGGATCCGGCCTCGCTCCCGAGGCTGGACCGGCTGCTGTCCGACCCGACCCGGCTGGCCATCATGTCGGTGCTGGGCACGGTCGAATGGTGCGACTTCGGGTTTCTGCGCGACGCGGTGGTGCTGTCGGACTCCGCACTGTCCAAACAGCTCACCACGCTGAAGAACGACGGGCTGGTCGAGCAGCAGCGCACCTATCAGGGGCGGGTGCCGAAGACGACCGTACGGGCCACCGACGCCGGCCGGCACCGCTTCCTGGACCACGTCGAGGCGCTGCGGCTGATCGTCGAGCGCAGCCCCCGACCGGCCTGA
- the mtnP gene encoding S-methyl-5'-thioadenosine phosphorylase: MIGVIGGSGLYDLAILENPETVEVTTGYGPPSSPITVGTVAGRSVAFLARHGIGHRLTPGEVPYRANLAALRELGARHVVAVSAVGSLTPRLRPGTLVVPDQLVDRTKGIRAGSFFGSGVVGHVAMADPFCARMRTTLLSTGVAGVQDGATYCCIEGPQFSTRAESRLYQSWGLDIIGMTAVPEAALAREAQLCYAALALVTDYDCWHESAEPVSAGLVAQTMRDNVRTAREVLTAAVKSADTETRCSCHDALAGAVITDPALIDDAARVRLAL; encoded by the coding sequence ATGATCGGCGTCATTGGTGGCAGCGGCCTGTACGACCTGGCAATCCTGGAGAACCCCGAGACGGTCGAGGTGACCACCGGGTACGGACCACCGAGCAGCCCGATCACCGTCGGCACCGTTGCGGGCCGGTCGGTGGCGTTCCTGGCGCGGCACGGGATCGGGCACCGGCTGACGCCCGGCGAGGTGCCGTACCGGGCCAACCTCGCGGCCCTGCGCGAACTCGGGGCGCGGCACGTGGTCGCGGTCAGTGCGGTGGGCAGCCTGACCCCGCGGCTGCGTCCGGGCACCCTGGTGGTGCCGGATCAGCTTGTCGACCGTACGAAGGGAATCCGGGCCGGCTCGTTCTTCGGCTCCGGTGTGGTCGGGCATGTCGCGATGGCGGACCCGTTCTGCGCCCGGATGCGGACCACGTTGCTGAGCACCGGCGTGGCGGGCGTGCAGGACGGTGCGACGTACTGCTGCATCGAGGGTCCGCAGTTCTCCACCCGCGCCGAGTCGCGGCTCTACCAGTCGTGGGGGCTGGACATCATCGGCATGACCGCCGTGCCGGAGGCCGCGCTGGCCCGCGAGGCGCAGCTCTGTTACGCCGCGCTGGCGCTGGTCACCGACTACGACTGCTGGCACGAGTCGGCCGAGCCGGTGAGCGCCGGGCTGGTCGCCCAGACCATGCGCGACAACGTCCGGACGGCCCGCGAGGTGCTCACCGCCGCCGTGAAGTCGGCCGACACCGAGACCCGCTGCTCCTGTCACGACGCGCTGGCCGGCGCGGTCATCACCGATCCGGCGCTGATCGACGACGCGGCGCGGGTGCGGCTGGCGCTGTGA
- a CDS encoding DUF1800 domain-containing protein, whose protein sequence is MTDRRVLSHVLRRLTYGPTAAEVDAAVRAGLGATVDRVLAAAPVPDLPDLGPDPVGALPKGASREQRQQARAEVPEQTAEAVWWWVSRMVTAGDTAAERLTFFWHGHWATSVQKVRSAQLMLGQQQTLRRYGAGSTGPLVRAMLRDPALILWLDGQRNTAKAPNENLAREVMELFTLGVGHYTEDDVKAAARVLTGWVVDRAKGSSRLAPGRHDKAAVTLLGQSGTPDLDGFADLLVRHPAHLPFLAGRVWQRYGSAEAPPAATTAAMVAAGPSVPAMLRALSLDPGFPATTGHLVKQPVEWIAGALRQLSVDPAKLGDKQRKQVQTAFRALGQMPLRPPSVGGWPTGAAWLTTASAQARLRTGQALAAMAPGAVATLADAAAGDRLDALARLLVVDAWTDRTAAVLTPAAAHPDRLLALGLATPEYTVQ, encoded by the coding sequence ATGACCGACCGACGCGTGCTCTCCCACGTCCTGCGCCGGCTGACGTACGGGCCCACGGCAGCCGAGGTGGACGCCGCTGTGCGGGCCGGGCTCGGCGCGACCGTCGACCGGGTGCTGGCCGCTGCGCCCGTACCCGACCTGCCGGATCTCGGCCCGGACCCGGTCGGCGCGTTGCCGAAGGGTGCGTCCCGCGAGCAGCGGCAGCAGGCCCGGGCCGAGGTGCCCGAGCAGACCGCCGAGGCGGTGTGGTGGTGGGTGAGCCGGATGGTCACGGCCGGGGACACCGCCGCCGAACGGCTGACGTTCTTCTGGCACGGGCACTGGGCGACCAGCGTGCAGAAAGTGCGCTCGGCGCAGCTCATGCTGGGCCAGCAACAGACCCTGCGCCGCTACGGTGCCGGCAGCACCGGGCCGCTGGTGCGGGCGATGCTGCGCGACCCCGCCCTGATCCTGTGGCTGGACGGACAGCGCAACACGGCCAAGGCCCCCAACGAGAACCTCGCCCGCGAGGTCATGGAGTTGTTCACCCTCGGTGTGGGCCACTACACCGAGGACGACGTCAAGGCGGCGGCCCGGGTGCTCACCGGCTGGGTCGTCGACCGGGCGAAGGGCAGCTCCCGGCTGGCGCCCGGGCGTCACGACAAGGCGGCGGTGACCCTGCTCGGGCAGAGCGGCACTCCCGACCTGGACGGGTTCGCCGACCTGCTGGTGCGGCACCCCGCGCACCTGCCGTTCCTGGCCGGGCGGGTCTGGCAGCGCTACGGCTCGGCCGAGGCACCCCCGGCCGCGACGACGGCGGCCATGGTCGCGGCGGGCCCGAGCGTGCCGGCCATGCTGCGGGCGCTCAGCCTCGACCCCGGCTTCCCGGCCACCACCGGGCACCTGGTCAAACAGCCGGTGGAGTGGATTGCCGGCGCGCTGCGCCAGCTGAGCGTCGACCCGGCGAAGCTCGGCGACAAGCAGCGCAAACAGGTGCAGACCGCGTTCCGGGCCCTCGGGCAGATGCCCCTGCGCCCGCCCAGTGTGGGCGGCTGGCCGACCGGCGCGGCCTGGCTCACCACCGCCTCGGCCCAGGCCCGGCTGCGCACCGGGCAGGCGCTGGCCGCCATGGCCCCGGGCGCGGTGGCCACGCTGGCCGATGCCGCCGCCGGCGACCGGCTCGACGCGCTGGCCCGGCTGCTGGTCGTGGACGCCTGGACCGACCGCACCGCCGCCGTGCTCACCCCGGCCGCCGCCCACCCCGACCGGTTGCTGGCCCTGGGGCTGGCCACCCCCGAGTACACCGTGCAGTAA
- a CDS encoding TIGR04282 family arsenosugar biosynthesis glycosyltransferase, with product MTVRLIVLAKTPVPGRVKTRLCPPYTPQQAARLAAAALTDTLDTVAATLDVAPALVVEGAHPAPPGWTRTAQRGTSLGERIAHAFAATALPGRPSLLIGMDTPQLTTAVLAGAVRSLAAGAPAVFGPAADGGWWALGLADPLIATVLRDVPMSTADTGARTLTALRRAGVEPAGLPTLRDVDTAADAAEVAAMCPPGSRFAAACHALRPRVVA from the coding sequence ATGACCGTCCGGCTGATCGTGCTGGCCAAGACCCCGGTGCCCGGCCGGGTGAAGACGCGGCTGTGCCCGCCGTACACCCCGCAGCAGGCGGCCCGGCTCGCGGCGGCTGCCCTCACCGACACCCTGGACACCGTCGCGGCCACCCTGGACGTCGCGCCCGCTCTGGTCGTCGAGGGCGCCCACCCGGCACCGCCGGGCTGGACCCGCACCGCACAGCGCGGGACCTCGCTCGGTGAGCGCATCGCGCACGCCTTCGCCGCCACCGCGCTGCCCGGCCGGCCGAGCCTGCTGATCGGGATGGACACCCCGCAGCTGACCACCGCCGTGCTGGCCGGCGCGGTCCGCTCGCTGGCTGCCGGTGCCCCCGCGGTGTTCGGCCCGGCCGCCGACGGCGGCTGGTGGGCGCTCGGACTGGCCGATCCCCTGATCGCCACGGTGCTGCGGGACGTACCCATGTCCACGGCCGACACGGGCGCCCGCACCCTGACCGCGTTGCGCCGGGCCGGGGTCGAACCGGCGGGGCTGCCGACGCTGCGCGACGTGGACACCGCGGCCGACGCCGCCGAGGTCGCCGCGATGTGCCCGCCCGGCAGCCGGTTCGCCGCCGCATGCCACGCCCTGCGGCCGCGGGTGGTCGCATGA
- a CDS encoding glycosyltransferase family 2 protein, with product MPGMVDVILPCRDEAPALPGLAARMPAGYRALLVDNGSTDGSADVARALGMRVISVPEPGYGAAVHAGVVAADPPDGVVCVLDADGSFDPAELPRLTAPVLAGAARLVVGRRRAVGRGAWPVHARLGNAVLAARLRRSAGLAVHDIGAVRAARRTDLLALDIRDRRFGYPLELLISAARAGWPITEVDVTYSPRAAGTRSKVTGTVRGTVRTIRDMSAVLAR from the coding sequence TTGCCCGGCATGGTCGATGTGATTCTCCCCTGTCGCGACGAGGCCCCGGCGCTGCCCGGCCTCGCCGCGCGGATGCCCGCCGGATACCGGGCCTTGCTGGTGGACAACGGCTCCACGGACGGTTCGGCCGACGTGGCCCGCGCGCTCGGCATGCGGGTGATCAGCGTGCCGGAGCCCGGGTACGGCGCGGCCGTGCACGCCGGGGTCGTGGCCGCCGATCCCCCGGACGGCGTGGTCTGTGTGCTGGACGCGGACGGTTCGTTCGACCCGGCCGAGCTGCCCCGGCTGACCGCCCCCGTCTTGGCCGGCGCCGCGCGGCTGGTGGTGGGCCGTCGCCGGGCCGTCGGTCGTGGGGCCTGGCCGGTGCACGCCCGGCTCGGCAATGCCGTGCTGGCGGCCCGGTTGCGCCGCAGTGCCGGGCTGGCCGTGCACGACATCGGTGCGGTCCGGGCCGCCCGGCGGACCGACCTGCTGGCGCTGGACATCCGCGACCGGCGTTTCGGCTACCCGTTGGAGCTGCTGATCAGCGCGGCCCGGGCGGGCTGGCCGATCACCGAGGTCGACGTGACCTACTCGCCCCGGGCGGCGGGGACCCGCTCCAAGGTCACCGGCACGGTACGCGGGACGGTGCGCACGATCCGCGACATGAGCGCGGTGCTGGCCCGATGA
- a CDS encoding 2,3-diphosphoglycerate-dependent phosphoglycerate mutase — MTDRTGSLLLLRHGQSVSNAADVFTGWSDVALSGLGEAQAGGAAVVLRSLGIRPTCVHTSLLRRSIATAELLTGALGCSWVPVHRSWRLNERHYGALTGRDKREVAAGTDAAVYRAWHRSFAVAPPPMSAAAAAELYADPRYAGLPAAAQPRTESLADVRARLLPYWSDVLFPQLLAGGTPLVVGHGNTLRALVMYLEDIGPADVEHLDIPTAVPMRYHLDHRGRPATGPGGRYLDPVAAAEPVRIGALAT, encoded by the coding sequence ATGACGGATCGGACCGGCAGCTTGCTGCTGCTGCGGCACGGGCAGAGCGTGAGCAACGCCGCCGACGTCTTCACCGGCTGGTCCGACGTGGCGTTGAGCGGGCTCGGCGAGGCACAGGCAGGCGGGGCCGCGGTGGTGCTGCGGTCGCTCGGCATCCGCCCGACCTGCGTGCACACCTCGCTGCTGCGCCGCTCGATCGCCACCGCCGAGCTGCTGACCGGCGCACTGGGCTGCAGCTGGGTGCCGGTGCACCGGTCGTGGCGGCTCAACGAACGCCACTACGGCGCGCTGACCGGCCGGGACAAACGCGAGGTGGCCGCCGGGACCGACGCCGCGGTGTACCGCGCCTGGCACCGCTCGTTCGCCGTCGCGCCGCCGCCGATGAGCGCCGCGGCTGCCGCCGAGCTGTACGCCGACCCGCGCTACGCCGGCCTGCCCGCCGCCGCGCAGCCGCGCACCGAGAGCCTGGCCGATGTCCGGGCGCGGCTGCTGCCGTACTGGTCGGACGTGCTCTTCCCGCAGCTGCTGGCGGGCGGGACGCCGCTGGTGGTCGGGCACGGCAACACGCTGCGCGCGCTGGTGATGTATCTCGAGGACATCGGCCCGGCCGACGTGGAACACCTGGACATCCCGACCGCCGTGCCGATGCGCTACCACCTGGACCACCGCGGGCGACCGGCGACCGGCCCGGGCGGGCGCTACCTCGACCCGGTCGCCGCGGCCGAGCCGGTGCGGATCGGTGCGCTCGCGACCTGA
- a CDS encoding NAD-dependent epimerase/dehydratase family protein — translation MTHVLVTGGAGFIGSHVTAALVDAGHQVSVVDSGHPAAHNGPLPADIHGVPVRRIDVRDAEAVAGALRGIDAVVHQAAMVGMGVDADDLPDYVGCNDLGTAVLLAAMARSGVRRLVLASSMVVYGEGRYGCATHGFVAPAGRTPADLAAGRFEPVCPACAEPLESVLVAEDAPVDPRSVYAATKVAQEHLSAAWARQTGSSVVALRYHNVYGPGMPRDTPYSGVAAIFRSALAAGRAPRVYEDGRQRRDFVHVSDVARANLAALDSTGEAGFRAYNIASGRTTTVGELAAALSRAMSGPAPVVTGEFRAGDVRHVVASPALARAELGFTAEVGLDAGLADFAVAQLRG, via the coding sequence ATGACGCACGTACTCGTGACCGGCGGCGCCGGTTTCATCGGCTCGCACGTGACCGCGGCCCTGGTCGACGCCGGACATCAAGTGTCCGTGGTGGACTCCGGGCATCCGGCCGCGCACAACGGCCCGCTGCCGGCCGACATCCACGGTGTCCCGGTGCGCCGGATCGACGTACGCGACGCCGAAGCGGTCGCCGGGGCGCTGCGCGGGATCGACGCGGTGGTGCACCAGGCGGCCATGGTCGGGATGGGGGTGGACGCGGACGACCTGCCCGACTACGTCGGCTGCAACGATCTCGGTACGGCGGTGCTGCTGGCCGCGATGGCCCGGTCCGGCGTACGGCGGCTGGTGCTGGCCAGCTCGATGGTGGTCTACGGCGAGGGCCGCTACGGCTGCGCCACCCACGGCTTCGTGGCCCCCGCCGGGCGTACCCCGGCCGACCTGGCCGCCGGCCGCTTCGAACCGGTGTGCCCGGCCTGCGCCGAGCCGCTGGAATCGGTGCTGGTGGCCGAGGACGCGCCGGTCGACCCGCGCAGCGTCTACGCGGCGACCAAGGTCGCCCAGGAACATCTGAGTGCGGCATGGGCCCGGCAGACCGGCTCGTCGGTGGTCGCGTTGCGTTACCACAACGTGTACGGCCCCGGGATGCCGCGCGACACCCCGTACAGCGGGGTGGCGGCGATCTTCCGGTCCGCGCTGGCCGCTGGGCGTGCCCCCCGGGTGTACGAGGACGGCCGCCAGCGCCGCGACTTCGTCCATGTGTCCGACGTGGCCCGGGCCAACCTCGCCGCGCTCGACTCGACCGGCGAGGCCGGCTTCCGGGCGTACAACATCGCCTCGGGCCGGACCACGACGGTGGGCGAGCTGGCAGCGGCGCTGTCCCGGGCGATGAGCGGCCCGGCGCCGGTGGTGACCGGGGAGTTCCGGGCCGGGGACGTGCGCCACGTCGTCGCGTCACCGGCGCTGGCCCGTGCGGAGCTGGGGTTCACTGCCGAGGTGGGGCTCGACGCGGGGCTGGCCGACTTCGCCGTGGCCCAGCTGCGCGGATGA
- a CDS encoding DUF1501 domain-containing protein, with protein MDTLTRRRFLIASGVTAGAALAAGGAAWTLPDILATAGDADPDARTLVLVTLYGGNDGLNTVIPYADPAYAKARPALAYPADKVLKLDDEFALNPALTGLHELYRSGKLAVLRGVGYPQPNRSHFQSMDIWQTGRPDHPETTGWLGRWLDTAGGDPRLAVSFEPVLPPVLAGATSAGAAVPGGTIDLPKSVDTDLLTRLGRPAAGEPPAQARAAACFADLTRIQGLAADVADADGDDDPGAATATGGADQALGSQLDLVARCVEAGVTTRVFSVSLGGFDLHADEKSAQEAQLARLDKPLAAFADRMARTPAGRNVVVAVYSEFGRRVTANASDGTDHGTASSMFLLGDAVRGGLHGEPPSLTDLDQGDLRYTTDFRDVYATLLADVLRTDPAAVLTGWTGRLDGVWT; from the coding sequence ATGGACACCCTCACCCGGCGCCGCTTCCTGATCGCCAGCGGTGTGACGGCCGGTGCCGCCCTCGCCGCCGGGGGCGCGGCCTGGACGCTGCCCGACATCCTGGCCACGGCCGGCGATGCCGACCCGGACGCCCGTACGCTCGTGCTGGTCACCCTCTACGGCGGCAACGACGGCCTCAACACCGTGATCCCGTACGCCGACCCGGCGTACGCCAAGGCTCGTCCCGCCCTCGCCTATCCGGCCGACAAGGTGCTGAAGCTCGATGACGAGTTCGCCCTGAACCCGGCCCTGACCGGGCTGCACGAGCTGTACCGGTCCGGCAAACTGGCAGTGCTGCGCGGGGTCGGCTATCCCCAGCCCAACCGCAGCCACTTCCAGTCGATGGACATCTGGCAGACCGGCCGCCCTGACCACCCGGAGACCACCGGCTGGCTGGGCCGCTGGCTCGACACCGCGGGCGGCGACCCGCGGCTGGCCGTGTCGTTCGAGCCGGTGCTGCCGCCCGTGCTGGCCGGGGCGACCAGCGCCGGTGCGGCCGTACCCGGCGGCACGATCGACCTGCCCAAAAGCGTGGACACCGACCTGCTCACCCGGCTCGGCCGCCCGGCCGCCGGCGAGCCGCCCGCCCAGGCCCGCGCCGCGGCGTGCTTCGCCGACCTCACCCGCATCCAGGGTCTGGCCGCCGACGTCGCCGACGCGGACGGGGACGACGACCCGGGCGCGGCCACCGCCACCGGCGGCGCCGACCAGGCCCTCGGCAGCCAGCTCGACCTGGTCGCCCGGTGCGTCGAGGCCGGCGTCACCACGCGCGTCTTCTCGGTCTCCCTGGGCGGCTTCGACCTGCACGCCGACGAGAAGTCCGCGCAGGAGGCCCAGCTGGCCCGGCTCGACAAGCCGCTGGCCGCGTTCGCCGACCGGATGGCCCGCACCCCGGCCGGGCGGAACGTGGTGGTCGCCGTCTACTCCGAGTTCGGCCGCCGGGTCACCGCCAACGCCTCGGACGGCACCGACCACGGCACGGCGTCCTCGATGTTCCTGCTCGGCGACGCCGTCCGCGGTGGCCTGCACGGCGAGCCGCCCAGCCTCACCGACCTCGACCAGGGCGACCTCAGATACACCACGGACTTCCGGGACGTGTACGCCACCCTGCTGGCCGACGTCCTGCGCACCGACCCCGCCGCCGTCCTCACCGGCTGGACCGGCCGCCTCGACGGGGTGTGGACCTGA
- a CDS encoding ZIP family metal transporter, protein MPGWLQAGGWGLLAGSALLVGAAAGYLARVPQKIIASVMAFGAGVLLSAVSFELIAEAHEQAGLTPTALGAVAGAVVYTGCNVLLARRGARHRKRSGTQQPSEQDQGGSGTALALGALLDGVPESIVIGTSLLGGGAISVVTVAAVFISNVPEGLSSAAGMRNAGRSRGYVFGLWTGIAVISGLAAVAGYTLLGGVPAAVLAAITASAGGAILAMIADTMIPEAFENAHLLIGLITVAGFLVAFALSQAG, encoded by the coding sequence ATGCCTGGATGGTTGCAAGCCGGCGGATGGGGTCTGCTGGCCGGTTCGGCGCTGCTGGTCGGCGCCGCAGCCGGTTATCTGGCCCGGGTGCCGCAGAAGATCATTGCCTCGGTCATGGCGTTCGGCGCCGGGGTGCTGCTGTCGGCGGTGTCGTTCGAACTGATCGCCGAGGCGCACGAGCAGGCCGGGCTGACGCCCACCGCGCTGGGTGCGGTGGCCGGCGCGGTGGTCTACACCGGCTGCAACGTGCTGCTGGCCCGGCGCGGTGCCCGGCACCGCAAGCGGTCGGGCACCCAGCAGCCCTCCGAGCAGGACCAGGGCGGCTCAGGAACGGCGCTGGCGCTGGGCGCGCTGCTCGACGGCGTACCGGAATCCATCGTGATCGGCACGAGCCTGCTCGGCGGCGGCGCGATCAGCGTGGTGACCGTGGCCGCCGTCTTCATCAGCAACGTGCCCGAGGGGCTGTCCAGCGCGGCCGGCATGCGCAACGCGGGCCGCTCCCGCGGCTACGTCTTCGGCCTGTGGACCGGCATCGCGGTGATCAGCGGTCTGGCCGCGGTGGCCGGTTACACGCTGCTCGGCGGGGTGCCGGCGGCGGTGCTGGCCGCGATCACCGCGTCGGCCGGCGGCGCGATCCTGGCGATGATCGCCGACACGATGATCCCCGAGGCCTTCGAGAACGCCCACCTGCTGATCGGCCTGATCACCGTCGCGGGCTTCCTGGTCGCCTTCGCCCTGTCCCAGGCCGGCTGA
- a CDS encoding sensor histidine kinase KdpD, with the protein MSDLMLIGLYALTAGGAVGAAGLLVLRLLRRRSIAVHVGVLLVVTVAAVVAGVVTVADAMFLSAHDLQVVLLTVAAAAIVSLAVGVAAGRRLAAAAVWSAQARERERRLEAGRRELVAWVSHDLRTPLAGLRAMAEALADGVVADPVTVADYHHRLMVETDRMTRLVDDLFELSRINAGALRLTMARIPLADVVSEALAAAAPLAERRRVRLVAAAEDWPTVLASEPELARVLTNLLVNSVRYTPPDGTVQVEAGRDDRDAWLAVTDTCGGIPEDDLPRVFDVAFRGERARTPEPGGGGGLGLAIVRGLVEAHGGRVAVGNTAAGCRFEVRLPA; encoded by the coding sequence ATGAGTGACCTGATGCTGATCGGACTGTACGCGCTGACGGCCGGGGGTGCCGTCGGGGCGGCCGGGTTGCTGGTGCTGCGGTTGCTGCGGCGGCGCTCGATCGCCGTCCATGTCGGTGTGCTGCTCGTGGTCACGGTGGCCGCAGTGGTGGCCGGGGTGGTGACGGTGGCCGACGCGATGTTCCTGTCCGCCCACGACTTGCAGGTGGTGCTGCTGACCGTGGCTGCCGCCGCGATCGTCAGCCTTGCCGTCGGGGTGGCCGCCGGCCGCCGGCTCGCCGCCGCGGCGGTCTGGTCGGCGCAGGCCCGGGAGCGGGAGCGGCGGCTGGAGGCGGGCCGCCGCGAACTGGTCGCCTGGGTGTCGCACGACCTGCGTACGCCGCTGGCCGGGCTGCGCGCGATGGCCGAGGCGCTGGCGGACGGGGTGGTGGCCGACCCGGTCACCGTGGCCGACTACCACCACCGGCTGATGGTCGAGACCGACCGGATGACCCGGCTGGTCGACGACTTGTTCGAGCTGTCCCGGATCAACGCCGGCGCGCTGCGGCTGACCATGGCGCGCATCCCGCTCGCCGACGTGGTGTCCGAGGCGCTGGCCGCCGCGGCGCCGCTGGCCGAGCGCCGCCGGGTGCGCCTGGTCGCCGCGGCCGAGGACTGGCCGACCGTGCTGGCCAGCGAGCCCGAACTGGCCCGGGTGCTGACGAACCTGCTGGTCAACTCGGTGCGCTACACCCCGCCGGACGGCACCGTGCAGGTCGAGGCCGGGCGCGACGACCGGGACGCCTGGCTGGCCGTCACCGACACCTGCGGCGGCATCCCCGAGGACGACCTGCCGCGGGTTTTCGACGTGGCGTTCCGCGGCGAGCGGGCCCGCACCCCGGAGCCCGGCGGTGGGGGCGGGCTGGGCCTGGCCATCGTGCGCGGGCTGGTCGAGGCGCACGGCGGCCGGGTCGCGGTGGGCAACACCGCCGCCGGCTGCCGCTTCGAGGTGCGGCTCCCCGCCTGA
- a CDS encoding peptidoglycan-binding protein, producing the protein MAGTLSPWPLTEKGDKEHPVPTVQDLLRARGHTVTVDGIFGPQTDAAVRAFQREKGLGVDGIVGPLTWRALIITVKRGNTGDAVRGVQEEFRFRDLSGDPALGLAVDGIFGPRTEKAVRDFQTAVHADVPSVAVDGIVGPMTWQALVSGMYSF; encoded by the coding sequence ATGGCTGGCACATTGAGTCCCTGGCCGCTGACCGAGAAGGGCGACAAGGAACACCCCGTGCCCACGGTGCAGGACCTGCTGCGGGCGCGCGGCCACACCGTCACGGTGGACGGCATCTTCGGGCCGCAGACGGACGCGGCGGTGCGCGCGTTCCAGCGGGAGAAGGGCCTCGGCGTCGACGGGATCGTCGGCCCGCTCACCTGGCGGGCGTTGATCATCACGGTCAAGCGGGGCAACACCGGTGACGCCGTGCGCGGCGTGCAGGAGGAGTTCCGGTTCCGTGACCTGTCCGGCGACCCGGCCCTGGGCCTGGCCGTGGACGGGATCTTCGGCCCGAGGACCGAGAAGGCCGTCCGCGACTTCCAGACCGCGGTGCACGCCGACGTGCCGTCCGTGGCGGTGGACGGCATCGTCGGCCCGATGACGTGGCAGGCCCTGGTCAGCGGGATGTACTCCTTCTGA